In Gimesia panareensis, the genomic window GACAAGGCGCTGACCAAGAACGACAAAGGTCAGCTCGCCGGCACCACCAACAAAGAGGGGGTCGTCCAGCTCCTGTTCGCCGCCGCTCCCTCTGACATAGATCCGGAGACCCGCAAAAAACTGATCGGCCTGCTCCGCGAAGATCAGAAGCCCGACGGTTCCTGGAAAGCTGGTGGCCAGCTCCCGTTCCAGAAACGCCCTCAACCAGAAACCGATGCCGTCAGCACCATGTGGCTCACGCTGGCTCTGCTCACCGCAGCTGACGATCCAGAAAACCAGAAAACCATTCAACAGGCCCAGCAGTATCTCGCAAAGAGTAAGCCGGGGAAAAGCACCGAATGGTACGTCACGCGGCTCCTGCTCGCGATCAGCCAGAAACAAAACCAGCAGCGCGACCAGTTCATCCAGCAGTTGCAGAGCCTGCAACACGCCGACGGCGGCTGGGGCTGGCTCACCAACGATCCCAGCGATGCCCTCGGCACCGGCATGGCACTCTACGCCCTCCGCAAAGCCGGTGTCGACATACAGGCTGACTCCGTACGCCGGGCAGAACAGTTTCTGATTTCAACGCAGCGCAAAGACGGCTCCTGGCCGGTCAAAGGGACCAAAGCTAAGAAAAAAGGGAACATCGAAGAGACCGCCGTCTACTGGGGTACCACCTGGGCGGTCCTCGGCCTGCTCGAGTGCCTGCCGCAGTAAGCCGTTGCCATTTCATACAGCAGTCGTGAAATCTACTTGATCCGCGCTGGAAAACCGTTTATCGTCGGTGAGAATAGTGAAACGACTCCCGAGCGCCCCGTCACCGAAAGTCTATAACACACCTTGTCCGACCCCGATCCCAATCTGACCTCTCCGAACAGCAGCAACTGGTACCGCTGGGCACTCGCCGCCATTGTGATCCTGTTTCTGATCTGGCGGGTCCCACTCATACTCCGCGAGGCAGGGGGGCAGGACGAAGAATGGTTCGCCATTCCCGGCTGGACGATCTGGCAAACAGGCGTCCCCCGCGTCCCGTATGCCCCTCAACGACAGACTGGCAGCGCCTTCTACCAGGCTGATGAAGCGTTATTCGCACTTCCGCCCCTCTACTATTATGTCTCCGCTCCTCTCTATGCGGTACTCCCTCCCACTTACAGCACCGCCCGTCTCGTCTCGATCGCCGCCGGTGTCGGTACCCTGATTCTGATCTACCTGCTCGCACTCCGTGTCCTCAAAGATCCGCTGGCCGGGCTGATTGCTGCCGGACTTTTCAGCCTCTCCCGGCTCCTCTATTTCCCCGCGGTCATCTCCCGCCCCGACATGCTCTGCTGTCTCTGGGGACTCATTGCACTCCTGATGATGTACCGCTGGCATGACGGCGCACGACGTTATCGCGACCTATGCCTCGTCGGCGTCCTGCTGGGACTGGGCATGCTCACGCATCCCTTTGCACTCGTCTACTGCATTCAACTCGGCCTCTGGGCACTGCTGGTAAACGGAACCTGGAAACAACGACTGTTGAGAGGCACCGTAATCACTGGTTGCGCCCTGGCGGTCTTCGCCTTATGGCTGCCCCTGATCCTGGCTTATCCCGAACCGTTTCGCTACCAGTTTTTCACGAACGTCCTCGACCGCTCCGGACCGGGACTGATCTCCCGCATTCTGTTTCCCTGGCCTTACTTCGCAACGCAGTTCCAGCTGCTCCGCGAACATGCCGGCACGATTCAGCTCTCCCTGATGACCGCAGGACTGGCCATCGGCACCGGACTGGCCTGGCGCTCCCAAGACCGCCGGCAGCGTATTCTGCTACTGCTCGTCTGGTCTTCGATTTACCTGCTCATCGCCTGTCAGGGACATCACCCGACTAAAGGCTACTGGTGCTACCCCGGCGCGCTCCTCTTTCTCTGCCTGGGTTGGGGACTGAGCCGACTTGCCACACAGCTCTGGAACCGCGGCGTTGTCTGGCGCCTCTTCGTTCTCGCCGGCGCCGCCTGTTTTGCTGTGGCGATGCTGCCCGGTTCGGGAATTCGCACCTGGCGCGCCCACATTGCGAACTGGTCGAATGTGAATTACAATGCTCCTCGATTGATCAGTCGGATCATCCAGGATTTACCTGCAGACGCCCGGTACACGGTCGATCGCGCGTATGTCTTCAACTTTGCAGCCGCCGGTCGACAGACGCTGCTCGGAGACAACCGCGAATTCGCCTTTGATGCGCGGCCGTTTCCCTATGATTACCTCATCGTCAGCCATGACATGCGGGACAGGGGGTTGAGCAAAGAGTTCAACGGGCGGCTCGTGAAAGCCTATGGCGATCCAGCTGATCCCTTCAGCTGTTTCGTAGAGGTCTATGTGCCCGAGGATAGCCCGGTACAGGACCTGAAACTGTCCAGTGACAAATCGGAACCATAACCACCAGCACAGGAGTCACCGGTTGAACGAGCAAGCAGCACAAGCTGAGACCACACAGGTGCAACATCCTCTGAACGTCGCCATCATCGGCGGGGCTGGCCATGTGGGGCTTCCTTTTGGACTGGCCCTCTGCGACTGCGGACACACCGTCACCCTCGTGGACCTCAATCAGTCACAACTCGACATCATTCGCGCCGGCCAGATGCCATTTTCCGAAATCAATGCCGACCAGCTTCTGCCCCGGGCCCTGGAAACCGGTCGTCTGCATTGTTCTACCGATTTTGCCGACCTCTCCACACAGGACGTCATCATCGTCACCATCGGCACGCCAGTCGATGAATATCTCGATCCCAGCCTCAGAGCCTTCGACCAGGTCATGGAAGAGGTCTTCCAGCACACCCGGCCCGGGCAGTTACTCATCATTCGCAGCACCGTCTTTCCCGGGGTTACCGAACGACTGGGACGCCTCATCGCCGAACGCAACCTGCAGATCGATGTCTCCTATTGCCCTGAACGCATCGCCCAGGGACGGGCACTGCTCGAACTCACACAACTCCCCCAGCTGGTCAGCGGCTGTACCGAACAGGCCTGCCAGCGCGCGGCCGACTTCTTTTCTGATTTCGGACAGGAGATTATCGAACTCTCCACCGTCGAAGCGGAACTGGGCAAGCTGTTTACCAATTCCTACCGTTACATCAATTTCTCGATTTCCAACCAGTTCTATATGCTGGCCCAGCGCTACGACGCTGACTTCGATCGCATTTATCACGCGATCACGTATCGCTATCCCCGCATGAACGGCTTTGCCCGCGCCGGGTTTGCCGGCGGCCCCTGTCTACTCAAAGACACGATGCAGCTGGCTTCTTTCAATCACAACCTGCTGACACTCGGTCAGACCGCAATGGCGGTCAACGAAGGGCTGCCCGGATTCATCGTCGAACGCCTCAAGAAAGATCACGACCTGACCGGCCTGACCGTCGAAATTCTGGGAATGGCTTTCAAGGGGAATTGCGATGACCCGCGAAGTTCCTTATCTTACAAACTCAGAAAAGTACTCACACTGGAATGCCGCCGCGTACTCTGTACCGACCCGTTCATTAACAGTCCCGATTTCGTTTCACTCGAAACCATTCTGGATGAGTCAGATATTCTGATCCTGGGTGCCTGCCACGATGATTACCGCGGTGTGCAGACCACAAAACCATTGATTGACGTATTTGGATTCACAGCAAGGCAGGAGCCATGAAAGTCCTGATTACCGGAGCCGCCGGTTTTATTGGCAGTTATGTCGTCGGCGAACTGCTCGAAGCCGGCTACGAAGTCGTCGGGCTGGACAACTTCTCCAAGTACGGCGAACTGCA contains:
- a CDS encoding nucleotide sugar dehydrogenase; this translates as MNEQAAQAETTQVQHPLNVAIIGGAGHVGLPFGLALCDCGHTVTLVDLNQSQLDIIRAGQMPFSEINADQLLPRALETGRLHCSTDFADLSTQDVIIVTIGTPVDEYLDPSLRAFDQVMEEVFQHTRPGQLLIIRSTVFPGVTERLGRLIAERNLQIDVSYCPERIAQGRALLELTQLPQLVSGCTEQACQRAADFFSDFGQEIIELSTVEAELGKLFTNSYRYINFSISNQFYMLAQRYDADFDRIYHAITYRYPRMNGFARAGFAGGPCLLKDTMQLASFNHNLLTLGQTAMAVNEGLPGFIVERLKKDHDLTGLTVEILGMAFKGNCDDPRSSLSYKLRKVLTLECRRVLCTDPFINSPDFVSLETILDESDILILGACHDDYRGVQTTKPLIDVFGFTARQEP
- a CDS encoding prenyltransferase/squalene oxidase repeat-containing protein; translation: MFLFSSLLLALTGAVSDAQPSTAEVRATVERSIPYIEKQGLWWIEQKKCASCHRVGTMLWSLQAAKQHGFTVSDRLQEWTDWANDKALTKNDKGQLAGTTNKEGVVQLLFAAAPSDIDPETRKKLIGLLREDQKPDGSWKAGGQLPFQKRPQPETDAVSTMWLTLALLTAADDPENQKTIQQAQQYLAKSKPGKSTEWYVTRLLLAISQKQNQQRDQFIQQLQSLQHADGGWGWLTNDPSDALGTGMALYALRKAGVDIQADSVRRAEQFLISTQRKDGSWPVKGTKAKKKGNIEETAVYWGTTWAVLGLLECLPQ
- a CDS encoding glycosyltransferase family 39 protein, with the protein product MSDPDPNLTSPNSSNWYRWALAAIVILFLIWRVPLILREAGGQDEEWFAIPGWTIWQTGVPRVPYAPQRQTGSAFYQADEALFALPPLYYYVSAPLYAVLPPTYSTARLVSIAAGVGTLILIYLLALRVLKDPLAGLIAAGLFSLSRLLYFPAVISRPDMLCCLWGLIALLMMYRWHDGARRYRDLCLVGVLLGLGMLTHPFALVYCIQLGLWALLVNGTWKQRLLRGTVITGCALAVFALWLPLILAYPEPFRYQFFTNVLDRSGPGLISRILFPWPYFATQFQLLREHAGTIQLSLMTAGLAIGTGLAWRSQDRRQRILLLLVWSSIYLLIACQGHHPTKGYWCYPGALLFLCLGWGLSRLATQLWNRGVVWRLFVLAGAACFAVAMLPGSGIRTWRAHIANWSNVNYNAPRLISRIIQDLPADARYTVDRAYVFNFAAAGRQTLLGDNREFAFDARPFPYDYLIVSHDMRDRGLSKEFNGRLVKAYGDPADPFSCFVEVYVPEDSPVQDLKLSSDKSEP